A window of the Streptomyces griseochromogenes genome harbors these coding sequences:
- a CDS encoding M4 family metallopeptidase: MSRIRPHVRGSRRLAAAGVTATTAALLAAGLSPAAHADGRPTRATAVENAASALVAHATSLGLTAAEGTSVRDVIVDKDGTQHVRYDRTYHRLPVLGGDFVVHLAPNGAYRSADRATRSPLSLSSVIPEVTGPKAAGLAVNALRAANLGERLKNVKAKPELVVDALHGTPKLAWRTNVAGQDSLGNPVARTVLTDARTGAQIDAWDSIETATGDGKSLYSGTVPLETTQSGSSYQLKDPTRGNTYTGDAENKTDLCFFGICFVRAPATLFTDADNHWGSGSNSDRSSAAVDAQYGTNETWDYYKNVQGRSGIAGDGKGSYNRVHYGSNYNNAFWDDSCFCMTYGDGDGTTFGPLVALDVAGHEMTHGVTSKTAALTYSGESGGLNEATSDILGTMVEWYANNPSDPGDYLIGEKIVKPGFGKPALRFMDKPSKDGNSADYWSSSVGNLDVHYSSGVANHFAYLLAEGSGAKTINGVSYDSPTSNGSTVTGIGRDKVGRIWYRALTVYMTSSTNYKGARTATLSAAKDLYGAGSTEYNAVAAAWSAVNVN, translated from the coding sequence ATGAGCCGGATACGTCCGCACGTCCGAGGATCCCGTCGTCTCGCCGCCGCCGGCGTCACCGCCACCACCGCCGCCCTGCTCGCCGCCGGACTCTCCCCCGCCGCCCACGCCGACGGCAGACCCACCCGGGCCACCGCCGTCGAGAACGCCGCGTCGGCCCTCGTGGCGCACGCCACGAGTCTGGGCCTGACCGCCGCCGAGGGCACCAGCGTCCGGGACGTGATCGTCGACAAGGACGGCACCCAGCACGTCCGCTACGACCGCACCTACCACCGACTGCCGGTACTCGGCGGCGACTTCGTGGTCCACCTGGCCCCGAACGGCGCCTACCGCAGCGCCGACCGGGCGACCAGGAGTCCCCTGTCCCTGTCCTCGGTCATCCCCGAGGTGACCGGCCCGAAGGCCGCCGGCCTCGCGGTCAACGCCCTGCGCGCCGCCAACCTCGGCGAGCGGCTGAAGAACGTCAAGGCCAAGCCGGAGCTGGTCGTCGACGCCCTGCACGGCACCCCGAAGCTGGCCTGGCGCACCAACGTCGCCGGCCAGGACTCGCTCGGCAACCCGGTCGCCCGCACCGTGCTGACCGACGCCCGCACCGGCGCCCAGATCGACGCCTGGGACAGCATCGAGACCGCCACCGGCGACGGCAAGTCGCTCTACAGCGGGACCGTGCCGCTGGAGACGACCCAGTCCGGTTCGTCGTACCAGCTGAAGGACCCGACGCGCGGCAACACCTACACCGGTGACGCGGAGAACAAGACCGACCTGTGCTTCTTCGGCATCTGCTTCGTCCGGGCCCCCGCGACCCTGTTCACGGACGCCGACAACCACTGGGGCTCGGGCAGCAACTCCGACCGCTCCTCGGCCGCCGTCGACGCCCAGTACGGCACCAACGAGACCTGGGACTACTACAAGAACGTCCAGGGCCGCAGCGGCATCGCCGGCGACGGCAAAGGCTCGTACAACCGGGTCCACTACGGCAGCAACTACAACAACGCGTTCTGGGACGACAGTTGCTTCTGCATGACGTACGGCGACGGCGACGGGACCACCTTCGGTCCGCTGGTCGCGCTGGACGTGGCCGGGCACGAGATGACGCACGGGGTGACCTCGAAGACGGCCGCGCTGACCTACTCGGGCGAGTCCGGCGGGCTCAACGAGGCCACCTCGGACATCCTCGGCACGATGGTCGAGTGGTACGCGAACAACCCCTCCGACCCCGGTGACTACCTCATCGGCGAGAAGATCGTGAAGCCCGGCTTCGGCAAGCCCGCCCTGCGCTTCATGGACAAGCCCTCCAAGGACGGCAACTCGGCGGACTACTGGAGCAGTTCGGTCGGCAACCTCGACGTCCACTACTCCTCGGGCGTCGCCAACCACTTCGCGTACCTGCTCGCGGAGGGCAGCGGCGCGAAGACCATCAACGGGGTCAGCTACGACTCGCCGACCTCCAACGGCTCGACGGTCACCGGCATCGGCCGGGACAAGGTCGGCAGGATCTGGTACCGGGCGCTGACGGTCTACATGACGTCCTCCACGAACTACAAGGGCGCCCGCACCGCCACCCTCAGCGCGGCCAAGGACCTCTACGGCGCGGGGAGCACGGAGTACAACGCGGTGGCCGCGGCCTGGAGCGCGGTCAACGTGAACTGA
- a CDS encoding gamma-glutamylcyclotransferase family protein, which translates to MITPEPRDPLPFFVYGTLRPGGANHDLFLRGRIRTEEPGRLPGALLYDGPGYPYAVEEPGAGAVSGELVTARPESYGSLLTELDRLEEYAPGDPRNLYERVARDVVRGDGTAVRAWVYLAAPAVAARLRARGRPIEGGDWPARR; encoded by the coding sequence GTGATCACTCCGGAGCCCCGAGACCCGCTGCCCTTCTTCGTCTACGGCACGCTCCGCCCCGGCGGGGCGAACCATGACCTGTTCCTGCGGGGCCGCATCCGGACCGAGGAGCCCGGCCGCCTTCCGGGCGCGCTGCTCTACGACGGACCCGGCTATCCGTACGCCGTCGAGGAACCCGGGGCGGGGGCGGTCAGCGGCGAACTGGTCACCGCACGCCCGGAGTCGTACGGCTCCTTGCTCACGGAACTCGACCGGCTGGAGGAGTACGCGCCGGGCGACCCGCGCAACCTGTACGAGCGCGTCGCCCGGGACGTCGTACGCGGCGACGGCACCGCCGTACGGGCCTGGGTGTACCTCGCCGCCCCGGCGGTCGCCGCCCGGCTCCGGGCCCGGGGACGGCCGATCGAGGGCGGCGACTGGCCGGCTCGGCGCTGA